In a single window of the Magnolia sinica isolate HGM2019 chromosome 7, MsV1, whole genome shotgun sequence genome:
- the LOC131250891 gene encoding putative disease resistance protein RGA3 — MAYPLVSIVAEKLNNLIQDEVTLLVGVPDEIKKLSRTFTLIQAVLKDAETRRSKDEGVKIWLQNVKDVAYDVDDILDEWMIEALKSQAPDEGIGSSFSKKKVRSLLSSVPSFNHLKLRHKIGNRIKEVRGRLRDIAEEKNQLGLRADSGEGERVVSELMRRGENRERETSSLVNPPSVIGREGDKNEVLGLLLQEVTEVPFVISIVGMGGLGKTTLAQLIYNDEKVKGHFDMKMWVCVSEDYDVKRITKSIIESATGTGCESLDLDPLQDRLCCMLQAKKFLLVLDDVWSKDSEKWEKLRLPFQAGAPGSRIIVTTRLEDVAGIMGSIDHMHKLAVLSDEDCWLLFRSKALEHRRAEECSELEDIGRQIVKKCGGVPLAAKTIGSVMQSRRTRSQWELVLRSEMWNSGDVFEGILPALLLSYYDLPPALKQCFAYCSVFPKDWVIRKDMIVKLWVAQGFICSINGSGDMEEIGELYFDDLLRRSLLQDAEINSDGSIVSCKTHDLVHDLAQYVAGSDCSVVEISKEASLNLNNVRHSFLVDNDEAGDEAHKLASISATLCKAHKLRTLLLQYSRISKVPDKLFHHLRRLRALDFRPRYYDISVSRSTDIKKLPKTVGQLKHLRYLDLSGMDIEELPEELSNCINLQTLILDYCQTLRKLPRGMRKMISLRHLEFEGLYNLRYLPEGIGRLTELRTLTKFIVGGDDQGCKCGELRHLNHLQGNLRITRLEGVRSRDEASEAELHEKQHLRALSLEYDDLDGEPLDDEVKRMEDVLESLQPHKNLKEIEIQNYIGSKLPRWIGNPMFSNLLEVKLSHCPKIKQLPGLGKLPSLKFLFINGMVEVKKVGGEFSGDDQNDGSGVSFPKLETLCFLDMPNWEEWELRVGNREVMPSLLQLTIKDCKKLTSLPGDWLGQLRALQTLDIANCPQLKSLPEELGQLKALQTLEIFTCPQLESIPEELGQLKALQTLEISVCPQLKSLPEELGQLQALQTLKISNCPQLKSLPAELGQLQALQALLICACPQLKSLPEELQHLTVLQNLLIRNCPLLKERYKDGGEDHHKIAHIKYIDMGFE; from the coding sequence atggCTTATCCGCTGGTCTCGATCGTAGCAGAGAAGTTGAATAACCTCATCCAAGATGAGGTAACTTTGTTGGTGGGTGTCCCCGACGAGATCAAAAAGCTTTCCCGTACGTTCACCTTAATCCAAGCTGTGCTTAAAGATGCTGAAACTCGGCGATCGAAGGATGAAGGTGTGAAGATCTGGTTGCAGAATGTCAAAGATGTGGCCTATGATGTAGATGACATACTAGATGAATGGATGATAGAAGCTCTCAAATCACAAGCACCTGATGAAGGTATTGGGTCCTCTTTCAGCAAGAAGAAGGTAAGAAGCTTACTCTCCTCTGTTCCTAGCTTCAATCATCTCAAGTTACGCCACAAAATTGGGAATAGGATAAAGGAGGTGAGGGGTAGATTACGTGATATTGCTGAAGAGAAGAATCAATTGGGTCTTAGAGCAGATAGTGGGGAGGGTGAGAGAGTGGTTAGTGAATTGATGAGGCGGGGTGAGAACAGAGAGCGAGAGACAAGCTCCTTAGTCAACCCACCGTCAGTGATAGGCAGAGAAGGTGATAAAAATGAAGTTCTAGGCTTGCTGCTGCAGGAGGTAACTGAGGTGCCCTTTGTCATTTCTATCGTTGGAATGGGGGGTTTGGGCAAGACCACTCTTGCTCAGCTCATCTACAACGATGAGAAAGTGAAGGGGCATTTTGACATGAAAATGTGGGTTTGTGTTTCTGAAGATTACGATGTTAAACGAATTACAAAATCAATCATAGAATCTGCAACTGGGACTGGTTGCGAGTCATTAGACTTGGACCCGTTGCAGGATCGCCTATGTTGTATGTTGCAGGCAAAGAAATTCTTGTTGGTGCTTGATGACGTTTGGAGCAAAGACAGCGAGAAATGGGAGAAGCTGAGACTTCCCTTCCAAGCTGGTGCACCCGGGAGTCGAATCATTGTAACCACTCGTTTGGAAGATGTTGCAGGCATCATGGGAAGCATTGATCACATGCACAAACTGGCAGTCTTATCCGATGAGGATTGCTGGTTATTGTTCAGAAGTAAAGCGCTGGAGCATCGGCGTGCAGAAGAGTGTTCTGAGCTGGAAGATATTGGAAGGCAAATTGTAAAGAAATGTGGTGGGGTGCCTCTCGCTGCAAAGACAATAGGGAGTGTCATGCAGTCTAGAAGGACTAGAAGCCAGTGGGAGCTTGTCTTGCGAAGCGAGATGTGGAACTCAGGTGATGTCTTTGAAGGCATTTTACCAGCTTTGTTACTAAGCTACTATGACTTGCCTCCTGCTCTGAAGCAGTGTTTTGCATATTGCTCTGTCTTTCCAAAAGATTGGGTGATAAGGAAGGATATGATAGTCAAGTTATGGGTGGCACAAGGTTTCATCTGCTCCATTAATGGAAGTGGAGACATGGAGGAAATTGGCGAACTGTATTTTGATGATTTGCTAAGGCGCTCATTGCTCCAAGATGCAGAAATCAATAGTGATGGCAGCATAGTCTCTTGCAAGACGCATGATTTAGTTCATGATCTAGCACAATATGTTGCAGGAAGTGATTGTTCAGTGGTGGAGATTAGCAAGGAAGCCTCGTTAAACCTAAATAATGTCCGGCATTCTTTTTTAGTTGACAATGACGAAGCTGGTGATGAAGCTCATAAATTGGCTTCCATTTCGGCCaccttgtgtaaggcccacaaGTTGCGGACGTTGCTACTACAATACTCAAGAATCTCCAAGGTGCCAGACAAGTTATTTCATCATTTGAGACGCTTAAGAGCATTGGACTTTCGCCCCAGATATTATGATATATCTGTCAGTAGGAGTACTGACATCAAGAAATTGCCTAAGACAGTAGGACAATTGAAACACTTGAGATATCTTGATTTATCTGGCATGGACATAGAGGAGTTGCCAGAGGAATTGAGTAATTGCATCAATTTACAGACCTTGATACTCGATTACTGTCAGACGCTAAGAAAACTGCCTAGAGGGATGAGGAAAATGATTAGCCTGAGACATCTAGAATTTGAAGGTTTATATAATCTGAGGTACTTACCAGAGGGTATAGGGAGACTAACAGAGCTTCGGACGCTAACAAAGTTCATTGTGGGGGGTGACGACCAAGGATGTAAATGTGGAGAACTGAGACACCTCAATCATCTTCAAGGTAATCTTCGAATTACCCGCTTGGAAGGTGTCAGGAGCAGGGACGAAGCTAGCGAGGCAGAACTGCATGAGAAGCAGCACCTTCGTGCTCTATCCTTGGAGTACGATGACTTAGATGGTGAACCgttggatgatgaggtgaagaggaTGGAGGATGTGCTCGAAAGCCTCCAGCCTCACAAAAACTTGAAAGAGATAGAAATACAGAATTATATAGGTTCCAAGCTTCCCAGGTGGATAGGGAATCCAATGTTCTCCAATCTACTTGAGGTGAAACTCTCGCATTGTCCCAAGATTAAACAACTTCCGGGTCTTGGGAAGCTACCGTCCCTTAAATTCCTTTTTATTAACGGAATGGTAGAGGTGAAAAAAGTGGGTGGTGAGTTTAGCGGGGATGATCAAAATGATGGAAGTGGTGTCTCATTCCCCAAGCTGGAGACCCTCTGTTTCCTGGATATGCCAAACTGGGAGGAGTGGGAATTGAGAGTTGGAAATAGAGAGGTTATGCCATCACTCCTCCAATTAACAATAAAAGACTGCAAAAAGCTGACATCACTACCAGGTGATTGGTTGGGACAACTAAGAGCTCTCCAAACTCTGGACATCGCCAATTGTCCACAGTTGAAGTCTCTACCAGAggagttgggacaactcaaagccctccaaactctGGAGATCTTCACTTGTCCACAGTTGGAGTCTATACCAGAggagttgggacaactcaaagccctccaaactctGGAGATCTCCGTTTGTCCACAGTTGAAGTCTCTACCAGAGGAGTTGGGACAACTCCAAGCCCTCCAAACTCTGAAGATCTCCAATTGTCCACAGTTGAAGTCTCTACCAGCGGAGTTGGGACAACTCCAAGCCCTCCAAGCTCTGCTGATCTGTGCTTGTCCACAGTTGAAGTCTCTGCCGGAAGAATTGCAACACCTCACCGTGCTTCAAAATCTTCTGATCCGGAATTGTCCACTCTTAAAAGAGCGCTACAAAGATGGAGGAGAAGATCATCACAAGATTGCCCACATCAAGTATATCGACATGGGATTTGAATGA